Below is a genomic region from Candidatus Methylomirabilis tolerans.
TACTAAATATATATGGCTGCCTCGAGGTTTTGTCAAGAGGGAAACGGCCTTCCCGCAATTTTGTGAGGGCTTGAAATGCACCATGACATGATTCAGGACCTTGCTGAAGTATTGATTACAGAAGAGGCGATCGCTCATCGCGTGAGGGAATTGGGAGCTGAAATTTCACGAGATTATTGTGGCAAAGAGCTTGTCCTCGCCGGTGTGCTAAGGGGGGCCTTGTTCTTCCTCGCTGATCTGGCAAGAGCCATATCCATTCCGCTTGCAATCGACTTTATTTCTATTTCGAGCTATGGTCCCACAACCAAAGCCTCCGGCGTTGTCGGTATCAGAAAAGACCTTGATGAAAGTATTGGTGGCCGAGACCTTCTCGTCATAGAAGACATCGTGGATACCGGTCTCACGCTGAGCTACCTGCTCAAGATCTTCCGAGTGCGCCAGCCGTCCAGCCTGCAGGTCTGTACGTTTTTGGACCGGAAGGTGCGCCGTATTATTGACCTCCCCCTTGCCTATCGGGGATTTGAAATTCCCGAGAAGTTTGTCGTCGGCTATGGCCTCGATTACGACCAGCGCTATCGCAACCTTCCCTGCATCGGTATCCTGAAGCCCGAGGTGATGGGACGCTAGGGCCTTCACTCAGAATTCCCGATTCGCAGTCTCCCGGCAAGCCTCTCGACACCCTTGCCGAGATATGGTAGAAGTACATGACGCCGGGGTGGT
It encodes:
- the hpt gene encoding hypoxanthine phosphoribosyltransferase, with amino-acid sequence MIQDLAEVLITEEAIAHRVRELGAEISRDYCGKELVLAGVLRGALFFLADLARAISIPLAIDFISISSYGPTTKASGVVGIRKDLDESIGGRDLLVIEDIVDTGLTLSYLLKIFRVRQPSSLQVCTFLDRKVRRIIDLPLAYRGFEIPEKFVVGYGLDYDQRYRNLPCIGILKPEVMGR